TCCCTAAATGGTATTGATGATATGATATGCAATAGATATTTGCATCAACAAGTGACTGTGTGTAAACAAGTGTTTATAAAGCCACATTTCCTAAATCTTGGAAGTCTGATATTAGTACATCCTTTCATCTTACATTTAATTCAATCATTGTGCCAATTCTCCACGCTCTGTGCGATGAATGTCTTAACAAGCGGTTTAAGTTGATTGATATGCAGGAAAACATAGATTTTATAATTCCACATTACTCAAAGGATCAGCCAGGGATTATAGTTATTCAACCATGTAAACTCCATTTAGCAGGTGCTTCTTTGCAAGCTTAGTGACATGATAGCAGCGACAGATCATAAGCTGTGTTACAAAGTGCCAACTTAATTACATTGGCACAGAGTGGAGAAATGGGAGGTCGCCATGCTTCAAGAGGGAAGCATCCTTGACttgtgtgataaaaaaacacaatgtgacTCACCTCTGATGGGAGGCATTGTCCTTTAAatctcagttgtttttttctgttttctttttcccttccAAAAGTCACCCAAATCGGCATTCATCAGTGCAGCCAAAAAGGCCAAGTTAAAGACTAATCCTGTTAAAGTCCGCTTTGCTGAAGAGGTCATCATCAATGGCCAGGTTCCAGTAAGTCATGATTTATTCTGTACACATCAAGGTTCTGCAGAAGATACAACAACTGCAGACTATAACTCTTAGTGATTACAGAGCCTAGAGCAGAGTGAAAACATTATAATTCGCTAACAGAAGGAAAGAGATGCATGAGCAAAACAGCACTAAGCTGAAAGACAGCACATGTGTGACATCAAGAAAAGGGGGGACTCTTTTACAGAGAGACCTTGGATTTATCACATAGAGGATatgtcattgaaaaaaaaaaaaaatttaagtaAAACATTAGGTGATCACACCTCTGAGGAGAGGTCAGCCCAAGCATCATTTATAAAACCAAAGAATGATTATGTATGAATATATTAAATGAAACACATACattgttttacatttctgtaaatgAGTTGTttcaatttattatttaaacttcAGTTGGAAGATAAAtctacttctactacttctactactcaTAGTGCTGCTGGAGATGATTAGCTTACTTTAGCTTGGCATAtaaaaaggagggaaaaactACCAACCCAATTTAACTGCCTACCAGCATCTCTTAATCTCACCTATCATGATATCATTTGTTTAGTCCATTCAGAAACCAATTTATCCAGGATCCATAAATAAGAGCAATATCAGCACCCAGGACAGGACTAGACTGAGACCTCCTGATTATTGTAGTTCTATAATTAGATAAGTATATAAATGAAGGATTGGAAAGTGTGTCAGTCAGGTTCAAGTTGTAATCAAGATCTACATTTGCGGGCCAGGTAGGCAGACTGTGCGTGTTTTGTACAGTGCTAGCTTGATCTCTTGGTTCCCAgtttttatgctaagctaagctaaccatCTCCTAATAGTAtcattgtcatgtttgtgtgacagtggTATCGACATTTCATCTCAACAATTTTCCTTTAATCATGCAACACTTCTATGTTGATTTCCCTAATGTTTGGTAGTTTATTACAAACAATTCAAATGCAGGTCCTAATGACAGATGCTGTATGAACTttcaagaaagaaaagtgaaatgtaCTTATCACGATTGTCTTCCCATCCTCAGGAAACTGTGAAGGACAACTCCCTTCTTTTTATGCCAAATGTTCTAAAGGTGTACCTGGAGAATGGGCAAACTAAATCGTTTAAATTTGACAGCAACACATCCATTAAGGTAGGTGCTGGAACGAACGAACCCAGCTTCACAAAGTGCTGTTACACAAAGTAAATTGAAGTTCAGTCTAAATATTCAATGTTATTCACAGCTATACTGTTCACCATAAAGTACAAACTTCACTGTGGCCACACAAAAAGCAGCTTGATCATAAGATAACTAGAGCAGGGACAGCAATCCACATTTCCATCTTTTTTCCACTTCAGTTCAAAACCTGATTTGATGTTTGGGAGTGTGCATGCTGTAGTGTGTGCTCAGGTGGGAAAAAAATTACTAATGGCTTTTAGATGAGCATGATTTGCATTGGTTCTCATGTTGTATTAACAATGACTTTGTTCATGTGTCAGGACGTCATCCTGACCCTACAAGAAAAGCTATCCATTAAGAGCATTGAGCACTTCTCTCTGATGCTGGAGCAAAGAGCTGATGGATCTGCCAGCAAACTCATGCTCTTGCATGAGCAAGAGATGCTCACTCAGGTGAGACAACTCTGTCAGGTGACACTAAACAAGAGAGGGGCATAGCCAAAACACACGGAGGATATCCCCTTTCATGATGTTTACTGCTACTGTACTGGGGTGTACAGTATTAACACATTTGCAGGctctttttcttaattttgttGTGCATAAACAAATGTTGCAGTGAAATTAtatcatgtttatttaattatttatgtattgaaGCTAACCCAGTGATCCCCAAAACTTGGGTCGGGACCCAATGGGTCAGTGGGTTTTTCttggggtccccaaacaaatctGCAGAATGTTCCCAATATGtaataaataacatgcataaatgaAGCTTTTCAATAGTTTTCCATCTTTATAAAGTGGGTCCCTACTGATAGTTTGTGAAAAAACACAGCTAACATCTCCTGGCTTCAccacttaacttttttttaagtgttagTGGGCCTCAAAAACAATGTTCATCTGAACATATTGCATTTTGTAGACCTCGTGACTAATGGGACCTCTCTTTGACTTGTACTCTAGGTGACACAGAGGCCAGGGTCACACAAGATGAAGTGCTTTTTTCGCGTCACTTTTGTCCCAAAGGATCCCCTGGACCTACTCAGGAGAGACGCGGTAGCATTTGAGTACCTCTATGTTCAGGTAAACATAGAAAGATGGAGCACAAACTTTGTTTTGCAATTAAGTATGGCAACATAGAGAGGCATGTAAGTAAGACTTGAGTGTGGATGTGTTGTAATGAGAATATTGACTGAAGTGTAACCTCTTCCTGCTGCCTATcaccttctctctgtctttttggTGCATCCAGAGCTGTAATGATGTGGTATTGGAGAGGTTTGGGTCAGAGCTCAAATATGACACAGCCCTGCGTCTGGCCACCCTGCAAATGTATATTCTAACCATCAATACCAAGCAGTCCCAGAAAGTTTCCCTGAAGTATATAGAGTAAGTACAGTATATCAGATTTCACTCGAAACAACTTCATGTCTCTCATTTGCAGAGCCACATTTTTTGTGCCTGTGACATATTCTACTTGTTTACTATGCTGTTcctcaaaaataaaattatgttATGGTATTGTTTTACTACAATACCAGAATCTAAATATCTGCTAGATAATTCATTCTGACTGTAGCTTGTCAGTTATTCAATAGTCGGTGTAAAGATTAATTCAAATAATGACTTCTCCCCCCAGTAACttattttaagaatatttatGTTCTAATTTTGTACAGAAAGGAGTGGGGTTTGGCATTGTTTCTGCCTCCTGCAGTGCTGTCGAGCATGAAAGAGAAGAACATCAAAAAAGCCCTCACTCACATCCTCAAAACCAATCAGAACCTGGTGCCCCCTGGTAAAAAGGTACAGCCTTCATCTCTTTATGTGTAATATTTTAAACTGTCTCTCTTTGCCTTGCCCCATATCTGATAATACTCTTAAATGCCACCTACTGGAGTCTTCAATTTCAAATTATTGGTGCTAGGCGATGgcttaaataatattaaacaaTATTGACTCAGTTGCCCATTACTTTCAGCTGTGTGAGTTactaatttaaattattttatcttgtttCCTGCTTTTTGTAGCTGACTGCCTTACAAGCAAAGGTTCATTATCTGAAGTATCTCAGTGACCTGAGGCTGTATGGAGGACGTGTGTTTAAATCCACATTAATTGTGAGTGAAACCATCTAGCTATTTTACATTATGCACAGCTAGCGTGTGAAACAATAACAtgttgttcattttcatgcagaaCATGagttctcttcctctttttttttttttacagcaaggCGAGAAGCATACAGAAGTGACATTGCTGGTGGGGCCCAGATATGGAATCAGTCATGTGATTAACACCAAAACGAACCTGGTGGCACTTCTGGCTGATTTCAGTCATGTTAACCGCATTGAGATGTATACAGAAGATGAGAACAGGGTTAGAGTGGAACTACATGTCCTGGATGTAAAGGTTAACAAACCCTCTGCTCTTATACAACAATATGTGATGCTGActatttttttgtgtatattCTATGAATCTAAACAGACAACACAAAGTCAAGTATGTCATTATAACCTCATTCCACAGACCCACTGTAACATTTATTGATTATCTGCCTTTTTCACAGCCTATCACTCTCCTAATGGAGTCTGTTGATGCGATGAATCTGGCTTGTTTGACTGCTGGGTACTACAGATTACTGGTGGACTCCCGACGCTCCATCTTCAACGTGGCCAAAAATACAGACAGTATGGAAACAAGTATGTCTAAAATGATCACACAATGACTCAGCAAGAGATAAATTCAAATAGACCTGTTTCATGTTTCTGGTTCCTCTTTTCAGGCCATGCAGTGAGAACAAAGCAGAACTATCAGGCCATCGAGTGTACATACAGCACGCCTCATAAAGGGTATGAGGACAGAAATAACCAGAGGTTCAGCCAAGATTATTCTGACCAGGAGTGTGAATATGTCAACCACAGGAGATGTGAGGGCCAACTGGTATACACAACTGAGATACACCAGCCTCAGCACTCAATGCTCATGGCAGAAAGAGCAGAGTGCTGCAGAATCCCTTGCTCCCAAACTTATCTTAACATCCCCAGGCCCAAATCCCAAGACTCCTCCAGGAGTGCAAAGGTCTCGTTTATATTCGGAGATCCTCCCTTAGACTGTGTAAACCCCCAAAATTTGGGCTACCAAAGACTGATGGATGAAAGCCCAGAGATTCTGGACAATCACAGCCCCATGTACAGGCGTCTCGAGGAGGATTATAAGATGATGGATGCCATAGAAGATGAGGATGGGTATCACTATACCACCAAAATCTTTGGTCCTACTGAGTGCATTGAGGAGCCACTGCTACACGATATCTGCTACGCAGACACAACTGATGAtgctgaggatgaggatgacaTCAGCTGTGAGGAGGACATGATGATGAGTGACATTGACAAGCCTATGTTACTATCTCTCTCAGGGTCCACGGATGACATCATTGACTtgacctccctccctcctccaccagagggtaaTGATGAGGAGGGCAATGATGTACTGCTGCACTCTCTTAACCTGGCCattgctgctcctcctcctggctTTAGGGACAGCTCTgatgaggaggagcagcagggggGAGCTGGGACTCGAGCCCAGGGAGCTGGCAATGACATCCCAGTGTCTCTCATAGATTCAGTGCCCACCCATAGAGCGGAGGGCAACGCAGAGCCCCTGGACAATGCAGTGGTGTCCACCTTACAGGCACTTGAGGCCCTCGCTGCATCAGAAGAACAGAGGCCAGCACAGTCGGAGAGTAGCACAGGTTCTCCTTTCACCATTgtaacattcattcattaacctCACACATGTTCCAGCcattcatttttgatttgttgttcattttttttttttcaataaagctCATTTTGTTCTATgtttccatttgtgtgtgtatttatttaatcattcattTCAACATACAAGCAGCTGTGTTCATTACAGTGTAAATCATTTTGTCAAGATTTGttctcgtttgttttttttttcatttgaacgCTTACACAATGCCAGATGAGTTTTGCTGAtattgaaaacactgaaaataaaatttaaacaGCAATTGAGGAAACCATTGTAAGTCAGTGAGAATTCTCTGTTAATATTTTATAGTAGTAAAATGTTGTCATGTAGTGATTTATAGGCCTATTTTGTATggtaattgttatttttaagaaCCCATTTACACTTTTCTCATCCACAtactcatttacattttaattacaatCAGTTATATTTGACTCACTCCATAATCTGTGATAATTTCCACTTGCCTCAGATGAGATTGTTAATGAagtgtttgtctttctgtggtACACAGGTGTAGAAATATCACGAGCATTTAGTCCTGAGTCCTCAGATTCTGGCAACGAGACAAACTCCTCTGAGATGACAGAAAGCTCTGAGCTGGCCAGCGCTCAACGACACTTAGAGAGCCACCTGAGGATGCATGTAGCCACTGCAGAAGGATACCACGCCATGAATGATGAAAAGGCCAATGTGTCTGCACAGAGTGATGGTAGAGCAGGAGCTCTGCAGTACAATCCACAGGAGCATCAGGACGACGAGGTGAAATCATCTGCTGTTGCTTCCTCTCAGATATTTCACTCAGATGGAGGCGAGATGGAGCCAGAGACAATGGAAATAAAATCCGTCAGTGAATACTTCACTAAGATGCACATGGGCTCAGTAATgagcagacagagaggaaaacagagggagGCAGACAGCAGAATGCAGGGAGATACCTGTGAATCCTCTGACAAATTGCACATGACTTCTCAAGACTCAGCTAAAGAGGAGCCCCCTCATCTTGTTGGGAAGTATAATGCTTTCACTGTGAGAGATTCTTATTACATGAATCAACTCGATCTAGGGAGGATTCACTTAAAAGACATGCATCAAGCAATGCAGCAGAAAGCAACTGTAAACAAAATGGCAGAGAGCCTCTCTCcagaatgtgtgaatgagtcACAGGCTCCCTTCACAGACAGGTTGATAATCAAGGGAGAGAAACAGGACTCAGATCAAAGAAGCCAAAAGATAAATGCCCATCTCCGCTCCCCATCCCAAGGGCCCATCTCTGCACAGGGAGATGCCACAAGACAGGATAATGAGCAGCAGCAAATTAAGATTCCAGCGTCAGAGCAAGACACCACACGGTTATATGAATACCATGTGAGCAAGCGTATGTCATTGATACAGAATGAGGGTATGCATTCTCTCCAAAGCTCGCAGTGTTCTTCTATAGATGCTGGCTGcagcacaggcagcagcagctgtgccaCTCCGATGGATTCTCCCCTTTGTGCCACGGACAATATGCATATACTGTCAGAGTCCTCCATCAAGGGGATTAGTTATGTAGCTGCTGAGGAGAGGGCTTATGGGCCTCCAAGCCAGGGGAAGGTTGGCCATCCCATGGATCCCACCCTGCTGAGGAAGATCCACGCAGCTACCAGTGCTGAGCCTGGGTTCACAATTGCACGGGATGGCAGTCACCGGATGCCCAAGATAAAAGAAACCACAGGTAAAACTACACAGTAGTATGTTCCCTCTTATCTATATCTGTATTAATGGCAGGCAAAACAAGGACATTTAAGAAAGTTGGTCATTATAGACAAATAAGGGCAGGAATGTAGTCCATGCAGACAATTTGCTCAACTTACAATACTATTCCAATGGCTTCATTTTgtctacatgtgtccatgttttgGGATATATTTTCCCAGAGCTTCTGTATTCACATCAGTTAATATAAGTGAATTGTGTTAGAAGTACTCAGAGAAATGAATACTTTGTGTGGGCCACAGGATACACTGTCTGCAATTTTCATTGGGAAAAAAAGGTATTCTGTGACAATATTCCCCATGGGAAATTAAGTCATTCAAattgtatttatacatttaatttaattaaagtttGAAGCTGTGAGCACCACAAATTAAATCTCATTCTCCTTTCGTATATACAAGCAGAATGATATCTCAAAACCTGGACAAATAAAACAGAGGCAAGTGtaaaaaacacataatgtgGTTTCTCAGTGGGTATGTGCGCAGCACTGGGTGCAGGGAATGTTTTTTCATTGTGTTCATCCAAGAAGAAGTCCAGAATATAACCACTGTGGACCAGTTATTTTTGTACAGATTaggcaaataaaatacaatttgttCATTAGCTAACTTTAAGTATTGGAATGCAGATATTGCTTCTCAAAACACATACTTTGTTAAGTTTCATAGCTGTCAATCTGATAATCATCAGTATTTCATTAAATATCACACCATTTGTCTGCATAATTCAAAAGCATAAAAACTATTTGTTTGAGAAGAAGTTTTGTTGTCAGGTAGATGCTTAACAGTTCTCTTTATTTTCCTACTACCCCTAGTGTAGCTTGCACACAGCTGAAGAAGCCTGGGAAAGATTCATCTTTAGCTCTCTGTAACAAGACCACCACCAAAACCATGTCACCACCGTCATTACAAAGTAGCACAGAGCCCAGTCAGCTAACAAGGGCTATCTCCGAACCCAACTCACACGCCCTGGCTATCCCCTCAAGCGGATCGTCATATAACCCAACAACAGGCAGCATCAGGAAGCCACACAGGGTTCGGATGCTCAGGAGGAGTTGGAGCACTATGATGCCAGGTTCTAGGAGCTTAGAAGCACTGATAGAGAAGACCAAAGCCACACTTACATGGAAGAGTGGTAGTCAGAATTTCCAGTCTCAAGAAGCCCCCAAAGTAGAGAGAATATACTCTGCCAAAACCTTACCCAAAAGCTTTTCCCAGGGTTCGGTCACCTCTGATTCACCTGGTAGAGGGCTGCAAAGAGGAGCCTCACAGCTGCTGCCAGCATCGACAGCGCCAAGGTTGGATGCAGGTACCTGGAGGTGCCGAGGGCCGTTCAGCCACTGCTTCCTCCGGGGGAAAAAGACAAATACTGATGGTGATAGAGAAAGCAGAAACATGCCCCCTgatgctctgtgttctctcaGCACAGTGTCTATCTGCTGTGAggacaaaacaaagcagaaagcAGGCCATAAAGCTGAGCAGAGTAATAAGGCTACTCCTGTGAATGATGTGAGCCTTGCAGCAAGGCTAGCATGTGTAAATTCAATGAAGGGCAAAACCTATAGTCTCCACACAGGGTTCGCACTTGCACAGAAGGATGCCTTAGAGATGGTCAGTGTGTTGCGTTCCAGCATAGGCCACTTGTCCAGAATGGATAAGCATGAGGTCCATGACGCTGATATGGAAACATGCTCCCAGCTGCTTATCATGCAGGCCAAAGTGCTGAGCAGCTCCTGCAGTCAGATGCCCCAGGAGTACAGCAGCCCAGAGGAGTTACTACTCACTCTGACACACAGCTTTCACACAGTCTGCTGTCTAACGCAAGCCTGCATGTCACTGGTGGAAGGCCTGAGCACAGAGAGGGACCGGTGCGAGGTGGTGGCCAAGGTAGATGAAATTGTCATGAACTATGTGTCTCTATTGAAAGCTGCAGAGACAGCTTCTGGAAGTTCCCCCAGTGGCCAAAGTGTGAATGCATTGACACATCACTCTGCCACTATGTCTGCTATTATTACCGCACTAATTAACTCACTGGAAACACTGCTCAACAAATAAACTGTAGTTATTTTGTCTTGATTATTGATTTTAAAGCCATACATGAGAGACATGGGTTTAAAAACCAATGTGAACTGCTGTGAAAATAAATCTTGCCTTGTGTACACAATATTTTATGTAAAgtagaaataaaatgatataaatcCTGTAACTTTGAAATAGATTATATGAAGGCCTCATGCAACCCtctaaaatatattatatataaaacccacaaacacacacacatattatatatatagctGTAGACAAATCACTGCAAAGGACAATACATGATCCAATAAAAGGAAtgcatatgactttttttatttgctggaTTCATCTTGCGTTAATAACTActtcacacatggacacattagtattttcctgttatttttttgtgtgaacatcattaaaaaaataaaacttttaaacTCTCAAATGACTTTTGTCTATTGGTGTCTGAACTCTGTATATTCAGTCGGAATACACTACCAACCTCTCGCACAATGCCACAGTTTTATATTTTGCAGTGGCACATTATCTTACGGAGCCCGTCTGGTGAcatggttgaaaaaaaaaaagattccgtGGCCACGAATTAATAACGCGTGGGAACGAGAACCTATTCCGTGGCCACGACTTGCTTAAATGCGTGGGAACGAGATGATTATTAGGTGGCCACGAGAAATGTTAGTCATTTCATCAGTGAGACTGTTGACTTTCTGGCATCAGTAGCTTCAGCCGCAAACATGGACAAGTTTGATCTGATTCTATTGACGTAAACGACGtgaagtgaggagagagagagacgggcgGTGGCTCCTTCCCGACCCAGgaccttctctctccctctgatcTGCCAGAATAGAACAGCACCCTCTCGGGGTTCCGAGTCCATCAAAATAGGCTAAATAGCatgaattagaaaacaaataaattcttTGTAAAATCAGATGTTCAGAAGCAGTGAGCATGCCACCCCTATATAGTTAGAATTATATGATCTTTATATGATggtatttatataatttgggCACCCACGGGCAAAAATATAAATCCGCGCCTATGACACCACCCCATCAATCTGGAACTTGAATCATCTCGTGGCCACGCTTTATCAATTCGTGGACACCTAATAATCATCTTGTTCCCACACATTAAACAAGTCGTGGCCACGGAATAGGATCTCGTTCCCACGCATTAATTCGTGGCCacggaatgttttttttccacctatGTCACCAGACGGGCTCCGTATTATCTCGGTCAATCAATGAAGCATTAAAACAGAATACCACAAACAGGCTGAGTGACTTTTCTAGACTTTCAGTCTAACACTTTCATTTCTGCATTTGCATTACTCATTCAGAGAAGATGGTAAAT
This genomic interval from Solea solea chromosome 2, fSolSol10.1, whole genome shotgun sequence contains the following:
- the frmpd4 gene encoding FERM and PDZ domain-containing protein 4 isoform X3, yielding MRRDPVLGFGFVAGSEKPVVVRSVTPGGPSEGKLIPGDEIIMINEEPVSSAPRERVIDLVRSCKESILLTVVQPYPSPKSAFISAAKKAKLKTNPVKVRFAEEVIINGQVPETVKDNSLLFMPNVLKVYLENGQTKSFKFDSNTSIKDVILTLQEKLSIKSIEHFSLMLEQRADGSASKLMLLHEQEMLTQVTQRPGSHKMKCFFRVTFVPKDPLDLLRRDAVAFEYLYVQSCNDVVLERFGSELKYDTALRLATLQMYILTINTKQSQKVSLKYIEKEWGLALFLPPAVLSSMKEKNIKKALTHILKTNQNLVPPGKKLTALQAKVHYLKYLSDLRLYGGRVFKSTLIQGEKHTEVTLLVGPRYGISHVINTKTNLVALLADFSHVNRIEMYTEDENRVRVELHVLDVKPITLLMESVDAMNLACLTAGYYRLLVDSRRSIFNVAKNTDSHAVRTKQNYQAIECTYSTPHKGYEDRNNQRFSQDYSDQECEYVNHRRCEGQLVYTTEIHQPQHSMLMAERAECCRIPCSQTYLNIPRPKSQDSSRSAKVSFIFGDPPLDCVNPQNLGYQRLMDESPEILDNHSPMYRRLEEDYKMMDAIEDEDGYHYTTKIFGPTECIEEPLLHDICYADTTDDAEDEDDISCEEDMMMSDIDKPMLLSLSGSTDDIIDLTSLPPPPEGNDEEGNDVLLHSLNLAIAAPPPGFRDSSDEEEQQGGAGTRAQGAGNDIPVSLIDSVPTHRAEGNAEPLDNAVVSTLQALEALAASEEQRPAQSESSTGVEISRAFSPESSDSGNETNSSEMTESSELASAQRHLESHLRMHVATAEGYHAMNDEKANVSAQSDGRAGALQYNPQEHQDDEVKSSAVASSQIFHSDGGEMEPETMEIKSVSEYFTKMHMGSVMSRQRGKQREADSRMQGDTCESSDKLHMTSQDSAKEEPPHLVGKYNAFTVRDSYYMNQLDLGRIHLKDMHQAMQQKATVNKMAESLSPECVNESQAPFTDRLIIKGEKQDSDQRSQKINAHLRSPSQGPISAQGDATRQDNEQQQIKIPASEQDTTRLYEYHVSKRMSLIQNEGMHSLQSSQCSSIDAGCSTGSSSCATPMDSPLCATDNMHILSESSIKGISYVAAEERAYGPPSQGKVGHPMDPTLLRKIHAATSAEPGFTIARDGSHRMPKIKETTACTQLKKPGKDSSLALCNKTTTKTMSPPSLQSSTEPSQLTRAISEPNSHALAIPSSGSSYNPTTGSIRKPHRVRMLRRSWSTMMPGSRSLEALIEKTKATLTWKSGSQNFQSQEAPKVERIYSAKTLPKSFSQGSVTSDSPGRGLQRGASQLLPASTAPRLDAGTWRCRGPFSHCFLRGKKTNTDGDRESRNMPPDALCSLSTVSICCEDKTKQKAGHKAEQSNKATPVNDVSLAARLACVNSMKGKTYSLHTGFALAQKDALEMVSVLRSSIGHLSRMDKHEVHDADMETCSQLLIMQAKVLSSSCSQMPQEYSSPEELLLTLTHSFHTVCCLTQACMSLVEGLSTERDRCEVVAKVDEIVMNYVSLLKAAETASGSSPSGQSVNALTHHSATMSAIITALINSLETLLNK
- the frmpd4 gene encoding FERM and PDZ domain-containing protein 4 isoform X1, with the translated sequence MDVFSFVKMPKLSGHRTKSSGWPPPSGTWSATQGPPNGWDMGTNREGRDCYINHISQSSSLEEIRLDGDKFVPPAPRKVEMRRDPVLGFGFVAGSEKPVVVRSVTPGGPSEGKLIPGDEIIMINEEPVSSAPRERVIDLVRSCKESILLTVVQPYPSPKSAFISAAKKAKLKTNPVKVRFAEEVIINGQVPETVKDNSLLFMPNVLKVYLENGQTKSFKFDSNTSIKDVILTLQEKLSIKSIEHFSLMLEQRADGSASKLMLLHEQEMLTQVTQRPGSHKMKCFFRVTFVPKDPLDLLRRDAVAFEYLYVQSCNDVVLERFGSELKYDTALRLATLQMYILTINTKQSQKVSLKYIEKEWGLALFLPPAVLSSMKEKNIKKALTHILKTNQNLVPPGKKLTALQAKVHYLKYLSDLRLYGGRVFKSTLIQGEKHTEVTLLVGPRYGISHVINTKTNLVALLADFSHVNRIEMYTEDENRVRVELHVLDVKPITLLMESVDAMNLACLTAGYYRLLVDSRRSIFNVAKNTDSMETSHAVRTKQNYQAIECTYSTPHKGYEDRNNQRFSQDYSDQECEYVNHRRCEGQLVYTTEIHQPQHSMLMAERAECCRIPCSQTYLNIPRPKSQDSSRSAKVSFIFGDPPLDCVNPQNLGYQRLMDESPEILDNHSPMYRRLEEDYKMMDAIEDEDGYHYTTKIFGPTECIEEPLLHDICYADTTDDAEDEDDISCEEDMMMSDIDKPMLLSLSGSTDDIIDLTSLPPPPEGNDEEGNDVLLHSLNLAIAAPPPGFRDSSDEEEQQGGAGTRAQGAGNDIPVSLIDSVPTHRAEGNAEPLDNAVVSTLQALEALAASEEQRPAQSESSTGVEISRAFSPESSDSGNETNSSEMTESSELASAQRHLESHLRMHVATAEGYHAMNDEKANVSAQSDGRAGALQYNPQEHQDDEVKSSAVASSQIFHSDGGEMEPETMEIKSVSEYFTKMHMGSVMSRQRGKQREADSRMQGDTCESSDKLHMTSQDSAKEEPPHLVGKYNAFTVRDSYYMNQLDLGRIHLKDMHQAMQQKATVNKMAESLSPECVNESQAPFTDRLIIKGEKQDSDQRSQKINAHLRSPSQGPISAQGDATRQDNEQQQIKIPASEQDTTRLYEYHVSKRMSLIQNEGMHSLQSSQCSSIDAGCSTGSSSCATPMDSPLCATDNMHILSESSIKGISYVAAEERAYGPPSQGKVGHPMDPTLLRKIHAATSAEPGFTIARDGSHRMPKIKETTACTQLKKPGKDSSLALCNKTTTKTMSPPSLQSSTEPSQLTRAISEPNSHALAIPSSGSSYNPTTGSIRKPHRVRMLRRSWSTMMPGSRSLEALIEKTKATLTWKSGSQNFQSQEAPKVERIYSAKTLPKSFSQGSVTSDSPGRGLQRGASQLLPASTAPRLDAGTWRCRGPFSHCFLRGKKTNTDGDRESRNMPPDALCSLSTVSICCEDKTKQKAGHKAEQSNKATPVNDVSLAARLACVNSMKGKTYSLHTGFALAQKDALEMVSVLRSSIGHLSRMDKHEVHDADMETCSQLLIMQAKVLSSSCSQMPQEYSSPEELLLTLTHSFHTVCCLTQACMSLVEGLSTERDRCEVVAKVDEIVMNYVSLLKAAETASGSSPSGQSVNALTHHSATMSAIITALINSLETLLNK